In Papaver somniferum cultivar HN1 unplaced genomic scaffold, ASM357369v1 unplaced-scaffold_135, whole genome shotgun sequence, one DNA window encodes the following:
- the LOC113333877 gene encoding transcription initiation factor IIA subunit 2 yields MATFELYRRSTIGMCLTETLDEMVSNGTLSPELAIQVLIQFDKSMTEALETQVKSKVTIKGHLHTYRFCDNVWTFILQDALFKNEECQENVGKVKIVACDSKLLTQ; encoded by the exons ATGGCGACTTTTGAACTATATAGAAGGTCTACAATTGGGATGTGtttgactgaaactcttgatGAGATGGTTTCTAATGGAACTCTTAGTCCTGAACTTGCTATTCAAGTTCTTATCCAATTTGATAAA TCTATGACTGAAGCTTTGGAAACTCAGGTTAAGAGCAAAGTCACAATCAAG GGACATCTGCACACCTACAGGTTCTGCGACAATGTATGGACCTTTATCTTGCAAGATGCGTTGTTTAAGAACGAGGAGTGCCAAGAGAATGTTGGCAAGGTTAAAATTGTTGCATGCGACTCCAAGTTGCTCACTCAATGA